A genomic segment from Gracilinanus agilis isolate LMUSP501 chromosome 1, AgileGrace, whole genome shotgun sequence encodes:
- the LOC123230872 gene encoding UPF0488 protein C8orf33 homolog: MAAGLCMEAQQSTDQKRPEQKSGPGVRGRGNNKKGKKQTPSHAGSSVPDPERGRGPEEVTRPPDQDEQLRLQRELDWCVEQLELGLRTQKSTPKQAEQAARAVKTLRSNRAELPKKRQVMRSLFGDYRARMEEDRKAALKAMEAAARSARVLPVEEAVRRKSSRICRHRPGGGMISISSPKEEFRFNFF, from the exons ATGGCAGCTGGGTTGTGCATGGAG GCGCAGCAGTCTACAGACCAGAAGCGGCCCGAGCAGAAATCGGGGCCTGGTGTTCGAGGTCGCGGGAACAACAAGAAGGGCAAGAAGCAGACGCCTTCCCATGCCGGGTCTAGCGTCCCAGACCCAGAGCGGGGCCGGGGTCCTGAGGAGGTGACTCGGCCTCCG GATCAGGATGAGCAGCTGCGGCTCCAAAGGGAGCTGGACTGGTGTGTGGAACAGCTGGAGCTGGGCCTGAGGACTCAGAAATCCACCCCAAAGCAGG CGGAACAGGCAGCCCGAGCAGTAAAGACGCTTCGGAGCAATCGAGCGGAGTTGCCCAAGAAACGACAAGTGATGCGGTCACTGTTTGGGGACTACCGGGCACGCATGGAGGAAGATCGGAAGGCTGCACTGAAAGCCATGGAAGCTG CTGCTCGATCTGCCCGGGTTCTGCCTGTTGAAGAGGCTGTCCGAAGGAAAAGTAGCCGGATCTGCAGGCATCGCCCAGGTGGAGGGATGATTTCTATCTCTTCTccaaaggaagaatttaggtTTAACTTCTTTTAG